The sequence TAAGGTGAACGTTTGTAGGAACTACACAAATTGCACATAATTATAATATGATCACTGGACTATCATAATTATGTGGATTCCATTTATCTGATATCGATCGTTTCTATATCAGTCGAATCTGTTGAGCACCGAATTGAGGAACCTGCTTGAAAGACGCTCCCGAAAGGACCATTATTGTTCGTGATCGGCGCACACCACGGATcacaaatgaaataaaacaagcAACTGTGCACAGAGATCTTGCCTATGCTCTTTTTTCGCAAAACCCGAACAGGGCGCGCGGAGATTTACAGTGGCAGTATTATGTAAGGAAGCGGGATATAACAAGCTCGCTCATTTCTGCAGCGAAAAAGCGTTATTCAGAGCAACATTTCAATCTCAACTTGCCTGCTAGAAGCTGTAAAATATCGAACAGTTTAGTTATTCCTTTTTACATTTTGGCCCACTCTGCTACGCGCATCACTCACTCTCTGTCCAAGTACAGCATCATATGCAAGGCCAATGTAGATACATCCGCTCAACCTATCTCTGCGATCACTCGAAGATAGGAGAAAGATGATAGCAAGCAAATAGAGCTAGGTAGATCCAGCCAGTTACATATCAGTGCGCGCGCAATATACGGTCGTCATTATAATAAACGTGTCTTCATTCCCAGTAAACTGATAGTTATTTGTAGTGCGGTGGAAGAAATACTCCTACGGTGTATGAATAGTGCAATTATCGATGCAATATGGATTGTGTTTCGGGATTAGAACCAGTTGAGAAACTAAGTGTATCGATCGCTGTAGCCAGTGCATATAGGTCGAATACGGAACATTATTGTTGGTCCTTCAAAGCCAGATTATATCGAAGAGACAAAGTGCAGTGAACAGTGGGTACATTGATTCATGCAGCGTGGTTCTGCCATTTGCACGATCGTCGTTGAAAGGCGGTTATTGTTCCCGTTGTTGGTGCCTGAACGTATTGGGCGGCGCATTAGGGTGTTTCAGGAAGGATTAGTGGACGAACGGTTTTGATGGCTGTTTCAATTCATTGGCAGTAACTATTCGAGGCCATTGAAGTTCCGGTGAGCATCGAGAGAAACAGCAGGATTTGAGCTAAGTACATAGTCATAAGCAGGTAGTCGAATAAGGGTGGCGATAAGAACGCATGATCTTTCGTCCACACTACCCATTTGCATGCGGTGGAAACGGCCGTCAATAAAGCATAAATTATTGAATGATTGCATTTATTTGGTTTGGGGGTTGAATTGGTTCGCTGAGTTGAGTCCACCTTGCGGTCATTGGTTCATTATATTGTTCCGATTAAGCTACTCTGTCATTCTGTGGGTTCTGTCAAGCGCTAAGTCGTTCGGTATCGCGGTTCGGTTGCAACTTTTGTGAAGTGCTAGCAGTGAAATAGTGAGCAAAATGGTGAAACCCGATTTGAGAAAGCTAACGAAAAGGAAAGGCAGTTGCGAGACATGGTGGAGTCCATTGGAGAGTTTGTACAAAGGGTACAGTGAAGCTCGCGATAAAGGTTCCGTACCCGCAAGGCTTAATAAGTTGGTTGAAGTGTATGACTCTTTTTGTGATGTTCGGGCTGAAATTGAAATAAATCTCGAGCAGTACGATGAACAAGAAGAGGATTCGAAGGAGCTTTCCGAAGAAGCCCGCAAGCAGAAAGCAGCCAAAGAGAAGGAGCAAAAGGTGAACAAAACTCCAAAGTTCTGAAGGCATTCATCAACCAGTACTTCAGCTTGAAACAGTCGTTAGAAGCATTCATGCAAGGTCCTGGTTCAAGTATTCAGCAGTTTCCTGTACAGCACGCCAACGGCCAGACTCCAATGCCAGCCATGCGTGTCAAGCTACCTGAGTTGAAGTTGCCGACGTTTCGAGGATCACTGATGGATTGGGTCACATTCAGGGACACTTTCAAAAACCTGATTGTTGACAATCCACACTTGAACGATATTGATCGGTTCACCTACCTTCGCACGTCGTTGGCCGGAGAAGCGCTACAGCAAATCGCTTCGATTGACATCACTGCGGCCAACTACTCCGTAGCGTGGAGAACACTTGAGTCGCGTTACGAAAAATGAAAGTTGCTGGTCAAATCCCACCTCGACTCTTTGTTCGCGATCAATCCAATGAAGAAGGAGTCGTTCGAAGCGCTAAACCATGTTATCGGCGAATTTGAAAACATCTTCCAGATGCTGGAGAAACTCAGGAGCCACCAAAGACTGGAGCACACTTTTGGCTCATATGCTCGCAGGCAAATTGGATTCCATAACGTTGCGCTTGTGGGAGACGGAACATCGTTCTACAAGTTCGAAGACATGATGAAGTTTCTGTCAAGCCATTGCACAGTTTTGCGATCGATTACGGGAGAATCTCACGTACCAATAGAGGTGAAGAAACATCTGAAGGTGAGCAGCAGTTACCCGGTTCAGCAGCAGTCGTGTTTTATTTGCAACGACGGGCAACATTGGCCCTATCAATGCAAGATGTTCAAAGCAATGCAAGTCGACGAACGAAGAAACGTTGTGAAGAATAGTGATATGTGCTTCAATTGTCTTCCTCGTGGTCATGCTGTGAAGTTTTGCTCGCGAGGTACATGTCGTGTTTCTAGACAGCGACATCATTCATTGTTGTACCTGAACACCAGTGAGCAGCAAGTGCCGCAACCGAACAAgtgcttgcaacaaatttctCAGAACCCACATTTAACTCAGATGACATCCACCTCACTACAGAGAAAGCCAACTCAATCTAATCCTCAGCAATCCACCAACCAATCTTCCAAATCCCCCATTCCTATTGCCAATCCAAGCATGCTATGTCAATCGTCACCCACACAAGACACTACCAATATTGTACTATCCGCTCAAGATTCCAAGGCGCCACGATCAGTTCCTCTCGCAACTGCTCTCGTGATCCTTGAAGATCAGTTGGGAAACACCATGCTAGCTAGAGCACTACTTGTCAATGGCACTTAGCTCTGCCTCATATCATCACAGTACCTGAAGTTCAAACGATCTCGTGAGGCACTTTCTGTTAGTTGTTTCAGAATAATTCTCTATAAAGTGTAAGCAGCCAATCTTTGCTCGGGTTCGTTTTCATCTTTCATCGTCATTGGGGAGAAGAACTCTTACGCTCAAGGTACACTGAATCTTCCCATTCGAAGCATTGATTCCACCTACACCTTACGGTAGATATCGCACTCGCTGATCTGATGTTTACGGAGCCTGGTTGCGTGGAAGTGATCATATGGGAGCAAGTATGTTCTACGACCTGCTTCACAAGGAAAAGATCAAATTAGGAGATGACGGGCCTATCGTACAAAATACATCACTCGGCTGGATTGTATGCGAAACCTTCCTGCCGAGACAGACGTGAGCAGACCGCACATTGTCAACACGTGTACGGAGAAGCTCGACGATCTACTCACACGATTCTGGGAGCTGGAGTCGTGTAAAACGGACAGTGTGCTATCGCTGGAGGAATACGCCTGTGAGAAGCTGTTCGATCGCACAACAGTCCGTGATGCAAGTGGCCGTTTCATTGTCACGCTTCCAAAGAAGGAGTACCTAATCCATCAGCTCGGAGATTCACGATCTACGGCGATGCGACGATTCCTCTCCTGGAGCGTCGTCTGGATACAAACCCGCAGCTGAGGCTGCAACACAGTGAATTTATTCACGAATACCTCCACATGGGTCATATAGA comes from Armigeres subalbatus isolate Guangzhou_Male chromosome 2, GZ_Asu_2, whole genome shotgun sequence and encodes:
- the LOC134209597 gene encoding uncharacterized protein LOC134209597 codes for the protein MVKPDLRKLTKRKGSCETWWSPLESLYKGYSEARDKGSVPARLNKLVEVYDSFCDVRAEIEINLEQYDEQEEDSKELSEEARKQKAAKEKEQKYFSLKQSLEAFMQGPGSSIQQFPVQHANGQTPMPAMRVKLPELKLPTFRGSLMDWVTFRDTFKNLIVDNPHLNDIDRFTYLRTSLAGEALQQIASIDITAANYSVAWRTLESRYEK